From the genome of Thermoplasmata archaeon:
CGACTTCGGGCAGCTCTGGGCGTGGCGGCCCGCGAACCCGCTCTCCTTCACCTTCTCGGCCGGGGCACTCGGGACCGGGTTCACCTACACCCTGACGTTCCCTCTGCTGCTGGATCTCCTCATTGCGTACAACTGGACCTGGGAGTTCATTGGTGATTTCAGCCGTTTCGCCCGATCGAAGCGAGCCGGGACCTGGGGGCCGTTCGCGGGCGCCTCCCTCGCCCAGTATTGGTTCTTCTCCATCGGCGCGCTGATGACGGTCGCGTTCCTCGCCAGCGGCCCCGCCGGCTCCGTTAATTTCGCAGCGATCTCAGACCCGAGCTTCAAGGCGACGCAGCTTGGGTTCGGCCTCGGGGCGTACCTGATCATTCTCTTCGCGACGATTTCCACGAACGCGGGGAACATTTACGCGTCCGCGCTCGGAATCAGTAACATCGCGACCCGGTGGAAAGCCTCGATGCGGAGACTCCTCCTCCTGTCCGCGGTGATCGTCGTCCCGCTGGCGCTCCTCCCGCTGCTCGAGACGAACTTCGTCTTCACGTACATCTTCTTCCTCGATTTTCTCGGGGCGATTGTCGTGCCGCTGTGGACCCTGACGCTCGTGGACTACTTCCTCGTGAAGGGGCGCCGCTACCATGACGACCTGTTTGCGCAGGAAGGGGGCCACTACTGGTACCGCGGCGGGTGGAACTGGCCCGCGGTCGTCACGCTCTTGGGCGGGACCGCGGTCTATTGGACTGTCGCGTTCGGTTTCCCGGCCCTCCGGGAGACGATTTCCGCAGCCTTGCCGACGATTCTCTTCGTCATCGTTGTGTACTCCCTCTGGGGTCGATCGGCGTGGGAGAGGAACCTGCGCGCTCTCCGGGAAAAGCGCCTCATCGAGACGACGGGCTGATTCCAGGTCGAGCGGTGGAAAGCCTATATTCCGTCCTTCCTATCCCTTTCCCTCGAGAGCCGTCCAAGTACGTCGACCGAGTCCCGATCCCATGGCCAGACACTCGACGAAGAATCTCCGCGGGCCGAAAATCGTCGCGGTCCCGCCGGGGCCGAAATCCAAGGCCGCCCTGGCACGGAAAGAGAAGTTCGTCACGAACGCCGTGAAGGTCGCCCTCCCGGTCGATATCACGGTGGCGGAAGGCCCGTTCGTCCAAGACGCGGACGGGAACGTTTACGTCGACCTCGGCGGCGGAATCGGGGTCCAGACTGCCGGCCATCGTCCGCCTTCGGTCATGCGGGCCGCGAAAGACGAACTGGACCGGCTGACGCACATCTCGTTCATGGTCGCGACGTACGGACCGTACACAGACCTCGCGGAGCGTATGGCGGAGATCTGCCCACCGGGCCTCACGAAGTCGATTTTCTTGAACTCTGGATCCGAGGCGATCGAGAACGCGGTGAAGATCGCGCGCGCCGCGACGAAGAGGGCGTGGCTGCTCTCCTTCAAGACCGCGTTCCACGGTCGCACCCTCCTCGACATCAGTCTCAGCGGAAAGGAAAAGCCATACCGCGAAGGCTTCGGCCCGCTCGTCCGGGAAGTGATCCTCGCGGATTACGCATACCCGTACCGGGACCCTCAGGGTCTTCCTCCCGCCGAGTGCGCGAAGGCGCGCGTCGAGGAGATCGAGCGGCTCATCACCCAACCGGAGGTCGCGGGCCGCGTCGCCGCGATCCTCGCGGAGCCGGTCCAAGGGGAGGGAGGGATGATCGTCCCTCCGAAGGAATTCTTCCCGCTGCTCCGCCGGCTCTGTGACGCGCACGGGATCGTCCTCGTCGATGACGAAGTCCAGGCGGGCATGGGCCGGACCGGGAGGATGTGGGCGATCGAGAACTGGGACACGGTGCCCGACGTGCTGGTCAGCGGCAAAGCGGTCGGGGGCGGCCTGCCCTTCGGCGGCGTCACCGGAAAGCCGGAGTTCATGGACCGGCCGGGACCGGGGAGCCTCGGCGGGACGTTCGGCGGCAATCCGGTCGTCTGCGCCGCAGCGCTCAAGTCGATCGACGTGATCCGGAAAGCGCTGCCGAGGACGAAGAAGCTCGAATCGCTCATTCGCAAGCGCCTGAACGAAATCTACGAGGGCCACGACCGGGTAGGCGAGGTCCGTGGAATCGGCGCGATGTGGGCCCTCGAGTTCGTGAGGGACCGCCGGACGAAGGAGGCGGACGCGGACCTGGCGCGCGCCGTCCAGCTGGCGGGGCTCCGCAACGGCGTCATGCTGCTCACCGCGGGATTCTTCAACAACTGCATCCGCCTGCTACCGCCGATCAACATCCCTCTCCCGCTCATGGCGAAGGCGCTCGACTTGCTCGAAGACAGCCTCGATCTGGCGCTCGCGGGGAAAGCGTCCTGAGGCGGGGAGAGCAGGGTCTTCATCACCCGCCGGCTCCGGGCCGGCCGGTCCTCGACCGGTGGCCAATCCGTTTTCAAGTCGCACTAGGTTCTTACTAGAAACGTGGTACTAAAACGAAACCATATATACCCACGGACGCACATATACTATTGCGGAAACCGAAATCCATGGCCGAGGAAGAGGACCACGAGGGTCCCTGCGAGGGGCCCGGCTGCGCGGCGATCACCGCATTCGAGGTGATCGGCTCCGAGCTCAAGCTGACGGTCCTCCACGGCCTCCTCTCCGGCCCGAAGCGCTTCAACGAGTTGCGGGTGGCGACCGGCATGTGCCAGAGTTCCCTCGCGAAGACGCTGAAAGAGCTCGAGGACGCGGGGATCGCGGAGCGGAAGGTCCACCAAAACCGGCCGGTCGCGGTCGTGTATCGCCTCTCGCCGATGGGCCAGGGCCTGTACGAGATGATCCGAGACCTGGAGCGGTGGGCGGCCCGGTGGGTCATGGATGGACGGTCCCGCGAGGTGACGCAATGAGTCAGTTCACAGAGACGCACGAGAAAGACTTGACGTTCAAGAGAGAGCTCGAGCCCGAGGCGGGGCCCGATACCGCGCGCTGCCCGAACTGCGGCAGCTACGCCCTCTACGTCGACCCGGTCCGCGGGGAGCGCGTCTGCGACAACTGCGGGTTCGTCGTCGACGAGGGCCTCGTGGACTTGGGCCCCGACTGGACGACGTTCGAGGGCGACGACCGGATCCGGGCAGGCCCGCCTCCGTCCGTCATGGCGCCGGACAAGGGGCTCGGTTCTATGGTGGGCAACGGCTTACGGGACGCGAAGGGGAACCCGATCGACGCCCGCAGCGTGGCCGCGTTGAATCGGCTCCGGCGGGTCAGCCGCTGGACGCGGTACGACCGCACGGAGCGGGCCCTGGCGCCGGGCCTCGCGCAGCTCTCGAGCCTGTCCGCCCGCATGGGCTTGGCGCCCGCGTTCCGGGAGCGGGCGGCGATCCTGCTCCGGCGGACGATCGAGGCGGGGCTGTCGCGCGGCCGCTCGATGGACGCGATCGTCGCCGCCGTCGTCTATCTGGCGTCGAAGCAGCTCGGCGCGCCCCGCGGCCTGCACGAGCTGGCGCAGGAGACGGGCGTGACGATCCACCGTATCTCGCTGACGGCGAAGGTGGTCGGCCGGGAGCTCGGCGTGTTCAGCCGGCCGTCGCGCGCGGACGACTTCGTCCCCCGGTTCGCGTCCCAGCTCGGCCTGGACGGGTCCGTGGGCGAGCGGGCGTTGGCGCTCATCGCCCAGGCGGGCGACTCGAAGATCCTCGAGGCGAACTCCCCCGTGGGCATCGCGGCCGGCGCGCTCTACCTGGCGTCGGAGGAGCTCGGCGTGCCGCTGACGCAGGCTCAGATCGCCCGCCTGACGGGCGTGAGCGAGGTCACCATCCGAAAACACTATCGTCTGCTGAAGGATTTCCTGTCCGAGAAGGAGAACCCATTGGAGGCGGCTTGATCGCGGGGATCTGCCCGACCTGCGGGTTGCCCAAGGAGATCTGCGTCTGCGAGGACCTGGGCCGCGAGACGACCCAGTTGTCCGTCGAGATGGATACGCGCCGCTACGGGAAGGCCGTGACCGTCGTGCGAGGCTTGGAGTCGAAACCGGACGAGGCGGAGAAGCTCGCCCGGGAGCTCAAGAAAGGCCTCGCGACCGGCGGATCCGGCAAAGGCGGTGTGATCGTGCTCCAGGGCGACCATCGCAAGGACGTCGTGC
Proteins encoded in this window:
- a CDS encoding cytosine permease, translated to MKVFKGLDVIAAEYKATDQVPAEARAFSGWDQFALWFAAASLPAAWLYGGYMTGAYGLPGAFVLIFLVSTITFIPWALIGYIAADKGASSVSLLRPAFGLRGSKLPSVFYLFFGYGWAAVNVFIAAISMSFVFSLALGWPDAFQSVPGSPINYYLVPSILLICFLQGFFATAGHRAIRYLNWASTVALVVLGVYASYIVLKDFDFGQLWAWRPANPLSFTFSAGALGTGFTYTLTFPLLLDLLIAYNWTWEFIGDFSRFARSKRAGTWGPFAGASLAQYWFFSIGALMTVAFLASGPAGSVNFAAISDPSFKATQLGFGLGAYLIILFATISTNAGNIYASALGISNIATRWKASMRRLLLLSAVIVVPLALLPLLETNFVFTYIFFLDFLGAIVVPLWTLTLVDYFLVKGRRYHDDLFAQEGGHYWYRGGWNWPAVVTLLGGTAVYWTVAFGFPALRETISAALPTILFVIVVYSLWGRSAWERNLRALREKRLIETTG
- a CDS encoding aspartate aminotransferase family protein gives rise to the protein MARHSTKNLRGPKIVAVPPGPKSKAALARKEKFVTNAVKVALPVDITVAEGPFVQDADGNVYVDLGGGIGVQTAGHRPPSVMRAAKDELDRLTHISFMVATYGPYTDLAERMAEICPPGLTKSIFLNSGSEAIENAVKIARAATKRAWLLSFKTAFHGRTLLDISLSGKEKPYREGFGPLVREVILADYAYPYRDPQGLPPAECAKARVEEIERLITQPEVAGRVAAILAEPVQGEGGMIVPPKEFFPLLRRLCDAHGIVLVDDEVQAGMGRTGRMWAIENWDTVPDVLVSGKAVGGGLPFGGVTGKPEFMDRPGPGSLGGTFGGNPVVCAAALKSIDVIRKALPRTKKLESLIRKRLNEIYEGHDRVGEVRGIGAMWALEFVRDRRTKEADADLARAVQLAGLRNGVMLLTAGFFNNCIRLLPPINIPLPLMAKALDLLEDSLDLALAGKAS
- a CDS encoding helix-turn-helix domain-containing protein gives rise to the protein MAEEEDHEGPCEGPGCAAITAFEVIGSELKLTVLHGLLSGPKRFNELRVATGMCQSSLAKTLKELEDAGIAERKVHQNRPVAVVYRLSPMGQGLYEMIRDLERWAARWVMDGRSREVTQ
- a CDS encoding TFIIB-type zinc ribbon-containing protein; the encoded protein is MSQFTETHEKDLTFKRELEPEAGPDTARCPNCGSYALYVDPVRGERVCDNCGFVVDEGLVDLGPDWTTFEGDDRIRAGPPPSVMAPDKGLGSMVGNGLRDAKGNPIDARSVAALNRLRRVSRWTRYDRTERALAPGLAQLSSLSARMGLAPAFRERAAILLRRTIEAGLSRGRSMDAIVAAVVYLASKQLGAPRGLHELAQETGVTIHRISLTAKVVGRELGVFSRPSRADDFVPRFASQLGLDGSVGERALALIAQAGDSKILEANSPVGIAAGALYLASEELGVPLTQAQIARLTGVSEVTIRKHYRLLKDFLSEKENPLEAA
- the yciH gene encoding stress response translation initiation inhibitor YciH; amino-acid sequence: MIAGICPTCGLPKEICVCEDLGRETTQLSVEMDTRRYGKAVTVVRGLESKPDEAEKLARELKKGLATGGSGKGGVIVLQGDHRKDVVQLLQSKGYNVR